The sequence below is a genomic window from Agrobacterium tumefaciens.
AACGAGCGCCTCGATTATGCCGACGCGTTCATGGCAGCGGGCATGCGTCTTGGCGCCAGTATGTATCACATGCGTTTGCCGCCGGTGCCGCCGGCAGGTGCATGGGCAGTTGGCCAGACAGGTCTGGCAGCCATGCCGGACGCGGTAGAAGCCCTGAAGGCCGCCGACATGCTCATCGATTGCATCTTCCTGCTGTTCAGCCCGGAACAAATGGCGATCCAGGCTGCCGGTACGCGTATCCTGACCGCCGTTGAACCGCCGGAAGTTCTCGCGCGCATGCTGCCGACGAAGGAACTGCGCGAACGCGTCGAATTTGCCGGAGACTTGCTGTCCAAGGCGAAGGTGATGCGGATCACCTCTCCGCATGGCACAGATGTCACCTACAAGCTCAACACCTATCCCGCCGTGACAGAATATGCGTGCACGGACGAGCCGGGCCGCTGGGACCATTGGCCGTCCGGCTTCGTGTTTACCGGTGGTGATGATGACGGCGTCGATGGCACGATCGTCGTTGCTCCGGGCGATATCCTGCTGCCGCAGAACATCTACGTACGCGACCCGATCGTCTACACGATCGAAAACGGCTGGATCACCGACATTCGCGGCGGCCTCGATGCCGAACTGGTCAAGTCCTACATGGCGGGTTTCAACGATCCTCGTGGCATGGGCATGAGCCATGTCGGCTGGGGTCTTAACCAGAACGCCAAGTGGCATCGCATGGTCCCCGGCGAATTCCCGGGCGGCATGGGCATGGAAGCACGCTCCTTCTACGGCAATGTGATGTTCTCCACCGGTCCCAACAACGAACTCGGCGGCCCGAACGATACCGCCTGCCATCTGGATATCCCGATGCGCGGTTGCTCGCTGTTCCTCGACGACGAACCGATGGTTCTCAATGGAGACATCGTCGTGAAGGAAATGCAGCACAATTTTGGCTGACCTCCGGGCTGCAAATGACGTGCCGCGCATATAGCGCTCAGTGATTTCTGACCGCCAGTTCTGGCGGTCAGCGACGCGACGACAGATCACGACTTGGATTTAGACGCAAAGATAAAAACATCAATCATTAGAAAAAATGAGGGGTACGTATGCGATCGCCAATCACAATAGAACAAGGGATAAAGGCCGCCGGTGTCGGCACGTTCCAGAAACGTTTGTTCGTTATATTCGGCCTCGTCTGGGCAGCCGACGCCATGCAGGTTCTGGCCATAGGTTTCAGTGCCCCGTCTATAGCGAAAAGTTTCGGGGTTACGGTGCCAGAAGCGCTTCAGACTGGCACCTTCTTCTTTCTGGGAATGCTCGTTGGTGCGTTTGTTTTCGGCCGGCTTGCCGACCGCATAGGGCGCCGCCCTGTCCTTTTCGCGGCAATCATTCTGGACGCGGTGTTCGGCGTCGCATCGGCATTCGCACCGGATCTCCAATGGCTCTATGTCGCGCGTTTCCTGACTGGCCTTGGCGTGGGTGGAACCTTGCCCGTCGACTATGCAATGATGGCTGAGTTCCTGCCTGCCGACCGTCGCGGTCGCTGGCTGGTCCTGCTCGAAGGTTTCTGGGCTGTCGGCACGGTCGCGCTTGCGATGCTGGCGCTCGTTGCAGGAAGCGACGGGGGCGAAGCCTGGAGAACGATTTTCTTTGTAACCGGCTTACCCGCTCTCATCGGGGTTGCACTTCGCTTCTATGTGCCTGAATCGCCACTTTACCTCAATCGCCAGGGGCGCTCGGAAGAGGCGCGAAACATTCTCCAGCGAATGGCCAAGGCCAACGGTGTTATCGCGGAAATTCCGCCTATCGTTCCGCAGAAGCCGGAACGCAAGTCGCTTGCCGCCCTGCTGTCGCCGGAACTGCGTCGCCGCACCATCTTTCTCATGCTCGCATGGATGATGATTTCGATCTCCTATTACGGCGTCTTCGTCTATCTACCTGTGAGACTTGCAAGTGAAGGCTTCGGCTTCATGCGCGGGCAGCTCTTCCTGGTCGTTCTCGCAATCGCGCAACTTCCCGGTTATGCCTTGGCTGCTTATGGCGTGGAGCGCTGGGGCCGCAAGCCGACCCTCATAGGGTTTCTGCTTCTTAGCGCTATCGGTACATTCCTTTACGGTTTGGGTCAAAGCACTGAAATCATTGTGGCGGCATCGATGTTGACGAGCTTTGCATTGCTCGGTACATGGGGCGCGATCTATGCTTTCACGCCGGAAATCTATCCAACAACCTTACGGGCCAGCGGTATGGGAACAGCTGGTTCGGTTGCGCGCTTCGGTGGGCTTCTGGCGCCATCCATCGTCGCACCGATCATGGCTTCCAGCTTCGGACTGGCATTAGGTGTGATTTCGGGATTGCTCGTCCTTGCGGCCCTGAGCGTGTGGCTTATCAATGCCGAGAGCAAAAGCATGGCGCTCGAATAGAGCTTTTATCCATCCCTTGGGGCAAACCCGCCGCAGGGGACAAATTGCAACTGCATCACGCTTAGCCTTTCACTTGCGTGCTCTCACCCTTAATTACTATCCTCTCGAATCGTCGTTTTCAGAAAAGGCGACTTGAAAACCGGGCGGATGAAAGATCGATGGCACCAGACGAAGACATTAGAGAACGTGGAGATGCGGAGAATTACCGCGTTACCGAGCAGGTAGGCCATCTCTTGCGAAAGGCCTATCAGCGTCATCTTTCCATTTTCCAGGAAAATGCCGTCGATCCCAACCTGACGTCGGTGCAGTTTGTTACACTCTGTGCGCTGCATGATTTCGGCCCCATCTCCCAAACGGAATTGGTAAAGGCAACGGCGGTCGATCAGGCCACCATTCGCGGCATCATCGACCGTCTTAGGGCACGCGGCCTGATCAAAATCTCGCGTGATGCCAGCGATGGCCGCAAGGTGATCATGTCGTTGCTGCCAGCGGGCGAGGATGTGCTGCAAGAGATGTACCCAAGAGCCAGAACAATTACCGAACAGACCATGGGTCGTCTGAATGCAGCTGAACAGGTAGCATTGCTTTACCTGCTTCGAAAAATCGGCGGAGACGATGCTATGGGTGAAAACGAACACCCGGCCTAGTTACTTTCGGGCGTAGTCACCTGCCGGCCTCGATTGCTCCTACCGTCCGCAGGGGATATGTCGAGGATAACTCCACCTGCATCTGCGATAGCCTCCGGCGTGTCGAGGTCGATATGCGCAGCCGGACCGATTTCAACGTTAATCACCTGAAGGCTTGATGTTTCGATGAGGTGGCGGGCACCTATATCTCCTTCCAGTCTTAACACGGCGTCCTGCAAGGCTTTTGGCAGGATAACCGGGTTTCCAGGTTTCCCTTGTGAGGACGCGCGGACGATTGCTGTGCCGCCCGACCGCCGGAACTCCGCAATCAGCCGGTTGAGATCGGCCGTGGTAATGCCCGGCATATCGGCCAGCATGATCAGCACGCCTTGTGCTTTGCGCACCTGACCAGTCATGAAGCCGCTCGCAAGTGAGCCAGACATTCCCGAAGCGTAGTCGGCATTTACAACAATACTGACATCCACGCCCGAAATGGCATTTCGCAACTCCTGTTCACGATGACCCAGAACAACCGTGACCGACGATGCAACGCTATCGGTGGCAACGAGGGCCGTGCGACGGACAAGCGGTATACCGTCGAACTGCGCGAGAAGTTTGTGAGCGCCGCTCTTTCCCATGCGGCTTGACATTCCGGCTGCCGGGATCACGATTGACACCGAAATCTGCCCTGCGGCCTTTATACGGTAGAGATCGTCGTCTTGCAGGACATGGCCCTTAGAAAACTTCGCTTCAGGCAGTTTCATGGCGTGTGCGAGAACAATTCCTCTCGCGTCATCGATAGAGAATTGACCGAACTTCATCTATCCACGCCCTGATGGCCGTGGTTTCGCACGCGAAGCGCCTGAATGATCTCGGCAAGGATCGCCACGGCGATCTCGGCCGGATTACTGGCGCCTATATCCAGCCCTATCGGCGCATGAATCGCCAAAAGTGCATCCGCATCGATCCCCT
It includes:
- a CDS encoding leucyl aminopeptidase, which encodes MDQFSFTEICLHQLKMSGVHEGEKLIVLTQGNERLDYADAFMAAGMRLGASMYHMRLPPVPPAGAWAVGQTGLAAMPDAVEALKAADMLIDCIFLLFSPEQMAIQAAGTRILTAVEPPEVLARMLPTKELRERVEFAGDLLSKAKVMRITSPHGTDVTYKLNTYPAVTEYACTDEPGRWDHWPSGFVFTGGDDDGVDGTIVVAPGDILLPQNIYVRDPIVYTIENGWITDIRGGLDAELVKSYMAGFNDPRGMGMSHVGWGLNQNAKWHRMVPGEFPGGMGMEARSFYGNVMFSTGPNNELGGPNDTACHLDIPMRGCSLFLDDEPMVLNGDIVVKEMQHNFG
- a CDS encoding MFS transporter → MRSPITIEQGIKAAGVGTFQKRLFVIFGLVWAADAMQVLAIGFSAPSIAKSFGVTVPEALQTGTFFFLGMLVGAFVFGRLADRIGRRPVLFAAIILDAVFGVASAFAPDLQWLYVARFLTGLGVGGTLPVDYAMMAEFLPADRRGRWLVLLEGFWAVGTVALAMLALVAGSDGGEAWRTIFFVTGLPALIGVALRFYVPESPLYLNRQGRSEEARNILQRMAKANGVIAEIPPIVPQKPERKSLAALLSPELRRRTIFLMLAWMMISISYYGVFVYLPVRLASEGFGFMRGQLFLVVLAIAQLPGYALAAYGVERWGRKPTLIGFLLLSAIGTFLYGLGQSTEIIVAASMLTSFALLGTWGAIYAFTPEIYPTTLRASGMGTAGSVARFGGLLAPSIVAPIMASSFGLALGVISGLLVLAALSVWLINAESKSMALE
- a CDS encoding MarR family winged helix-turn-helix transcriptional regulator, producing MAPDEDIRERGDAENYRVTEQVGHLLRKAYQRHLSIFQENAVDPNLTSVQFVTLCALHDFGPISQTELVKATAVDQATIRGIIDRLRARGLIKISRDASDGRKVIMSLLPAGEDVLQEMYPRARTITEQTMGRLNAAEQVALLYLLRKIGGDDAMGENEHPA
- a CDS encoding nucleotidyltransferase family protein → MKFGQFSIDDARGIVLAHAMKLPEAKFSKGHVLQDDDLYRIKAAGQISVSIVIPAAGMSSRMGKSGAHKLLAQFDGIPLVRRTALVATDSVASSVTVVLGHREQELRNAISGVDVSIVVNADYASGMSGSLASGFMTGQVRKAQGVLIMLADMPGITTADLNRLIAEFRRSGGTAIVRASSQGKPGNPVILPKALQDAVLRLEGDIGARHLIETSSLQVINVEIGPAAHIDLDTPEAIADAGGVILDISPADGRSNRGRQVTTPESN